The genomic segment GCAGCCGCACGCTGTCGGCCGCTTTCTCGACTACGGCCCGAAGCTGCTTCAAGTCAAGCGGCTTGAGCAGGTAATTGAATGCCCCCTGCTGCATGGCGGTGACGGCCGAAGGGACGGTGCCGTGGCCCGTGACCAGGATCACTTCGGCATCGGGCAAGTCGTTTTTGGCGCGGGCCAGGACTTCCAGCCCGTCAAGATCGTTCATCACCAGGTCGGTGATGATGACGTCGAACCGCTGCCGCTCGATGTCGCGTGCCCCGTCGTTGCCGGAGACGGCCACGGTACAGTCGTAACCGACGCGCTCCAGGCTCTCGGCGACGGCCTGGGCATGGGCTGCGTCGTTGTCGATGATCAGCAGCCGGATGGCCGCGGGATCGGTCTGGATTTTGGGAGCGGTCTGAACGGAGGCCATGAGACGATCATACAAAAACCGGACGTTGAGCGGCAGGGTGCCGGCAATAATCGTCTTTCCGAGAGCGATGTCGGCCGGCAGCGCACTGAATTGACCGCCCTCGCGCCGCGCGGTAAACTCAAGCGATATTCGATCACCTGCGCCTTCGCTTCAGCCCTATTTCCGCGCCGTTCCGGACGGTGCCTGGCAACGGAGCCGACCATGCCGATGCACGACTGGATGCAAGTCGATGCGGGAATCTTCCACGATTTCCATTTGGCTTGGACCGTTGAGTTGCGGAACGCACTCAACGAGGGTCTTCTTCCAGCGGATTATTACGCTCTGATGGAGCAGCATGCGGGCCGGCGAATTTCCGACTTGATCGCATTGCATCGCAGCTCGCCCGAGATGGAACCTTCCGCCGTCCCGCCGCCTCGCGGCGGCCTGGCCCTCGCAGAAGCCCCGCCGCAAGTCGTTCGCAGCGGTGAATTGGCGCCGTCCGCGCGATCGCTTCGCCGCACGCTTGCCATCCGACACGTCAGCGGGCATCGACTCGTTGCCGTCGTGGAAATCGTTTCGCCCGGAAACAAGGACCGCCTCGAGCACGTGGAGGAGCTCGCCGGAAAGATCGACGGTTTTTTGGGAGCGGGGATCCACGCGATGGTCATCGACGTGTTTGCACCAGGCCGTTACGATCCGCACGGCATCGACGGCGTCGTGCGCGAGTTTTACAGCGGCGCCGACAACACTGACGAGAATTCGCCTGGTCCACCGCCTTGTGTCGTCTCCTACTGCGCGGCGCTGACGATCGGCGTTTATCGCGGGCCGCTGGCGGTCGGCCGCAATCTACCCGAGATGCCGCTCTTTATTCACCCGGAGCGCTACGTCAACGTTCCCCTGGAAGAGAGTTATCAAGCGGCCTTTCGCGGAGTACCAAGTTTCTGGAAGCAAGCGCTGAGTTGACGCTATTCCCGGTGCTCCACCTGGCGTTCCAACCGCGCCGGCACGGGCAGCTCGATCGTGAACCGCGTTCCCTTGCCGAGCGTGCTCTGCACGAAAATATGCCCGCCGTGCGCCTCGATGATCTTGCGCGCCGTAGGCAGGCCCAGGCCCGAGCCGCCCGGCTTGGTGGAATAAAAGGCCTCGAAGATCCGCGCTTTCGTCTTTTCGTCCATGCCGCAGCCGGTGTCGATCAGGTGCAACGCCACGCCGCGCGCGGTTTCCTCGGTCAGCACCCAAAGTTGTCCGCCGTCGGGCATCGCCTGCTGGGCGTTGAGCAGCAGGTTGAACAGCGCCCCGCGCAGCGACTCGCGGTCGACCAGCACGCTGGGCAGGTCGGAGCGGAAATGGGGCGACAGTTCAATGTTCGATTCGACCGCCTTGGGCTGATAGAACTCCAGGATTTGCCGCACGAGCTCGTTCAGATCGGTCGGTTCGAGCTTGAGTTCGCGGACCTTGGCGAAGTTGAGGAAGTCGTCGAGCACGTCCTGCAGCCGCTGGCATTCCTGCTGCACGATGAGAATCTTGGCCAAGGCGCGGCGCGTGCGCGGCGAATCGTCGGCCTGAAAGTCCTCCGCCAGCAACTCCATGTTCAGGCGGATGGTCGAGAGCGGGTTCTTGATCTCGTGCGCCAGGCCGCCCACCAGCCGGGCAATCTCGGTGTACTGATCGGCCAGCCGCCGGTGGACCTCGTCGGGCTGAGTGTCGTTGCGTGCCATGCCGCTGGTTTATAGCCAACCGAATCGCCGTTAAAACACGCCGCGGATCACTTCGCCGCGGCTGATCGGCAGCGGACGGTCGAAGCGGTCGTGATAGAGCGTGTCGGGCGAGTGGCCCAAAGCGTGAAAGAGCGTGGCGGCCAAATCGGCGGGACTGACGCGGCCGTCTTTGGGCTGCCCGCCGATCTTGTCCGAGGCGCCGATCACCTGTCCGCCGCGCACGCCGCCGCCCGCCAGCACCGCCGAATAGACGTAACCCCAATGACCGCGGCCGCCGGCCGCATCGAGCCGCGGCGAACGGCCGAATTCGCCCATCGAGACCACCAGCGTCTCGTCGAGCAGGCCCCGCTGGGCGAGGTCTTCGAGCAACGCGGAGTAGGCCTGATCCATCGGCGGCACGAGCACGTTTTTCAGCCGGGCCGTTTCGTCGCGGTGCGTGTCCCACACCGGGTTCGCCGGCGGCTCGTTGGGTCCGCGATACCAGTTGACCTGCACCAGCGACACGCCGGCCTCGATCAAGCGCCGGGCCAACAGCACCGATTGCCCGAAGGGGGTGCGGCCATAGCGATCGCGCATCGCGGCCGGCTCTTGCTCCAGGTCGAAGGCGGCCCGCGCGGGCGACGAGCCGAGCAGGTTCAACGCCCGCTGTTCGTGCCGCCCGAACTGCTGCATCGGGCCGGCGGCATCGAACTGGCTGAGCCGCTCGTTGACTTGCTCCAGCAGCGAACGGCGCGAGGCCAATCGCAGGGGCGGAATTTCGTCGGGCAGGTGGAACTCGTCGATCCGCGGCGCGCCCGCCGAGGGATCGAACTTCAACAGCCAGGGATCGGCCGCGCGGCCCAAGAAGCCGGCGTTTTGCCCAGGCCAGACG from the Pirellulales bacterium genome contains:
- a CDS encoding DUF4058 family protein — protein: MPMHDWMQVDAGIFHDFHLAWTVELRNALNEGLLPADYYALMEQHAGRRISDLIALHRSSPEMEPSAVPPPRGGLALAEAPPQVVRSGELAPSARSLRRTLAIRHVSGHRLVAVVEIVSPGNKDRLEHVEELAGKIDGFLGAGIHAMVIDVFAPGRYDPHGIDGVVREFYSGADNTDENSPGPPPCVVSYCAALTIGVYRGPLAVGRNLPEMPLFIHPERYVNVPLEESYQAAFRGVPSFWKQALS
- a CDS encoding ATP-binding protein — its product is MARNDTQPDEVHRRLADQYTEIARLVGGLAHEIKNPLSTIRLNMELLAEDFQADDSPRTRRALAKILIVQQECQRLQDVLDDFLNFAKVRELKLEPTDLNELVRQILEFYQPKAVESNIELSPHFRSDLPSVLVDRESLRGALFNLLLNAQQAMPDGGQLWVLTEETARGVALHLIDTGCGMDEKTKARIFEAFYSTKPGGSGLGLPTARKIIEAHGGHIFVQSTLGKGTRFTIELPVPARLERQVEHRE
- a CDS encoding DUF1501 domain-containing protein, with product MLNVYGSEARLCDGIGRREVLRAGSLGLLGLTLPDLLRSRQANAATSPAADGGKAKSCIILFLMGGPPQHSTWDPKPDAPAEVRGQFGPVPSNVPGIDLCELMPTTARVMDKVCLLRAVSSGDNAHSSSGYYMLTGHPHQPLNAENANPGPPNDYPSLGTLVRWLRGDATGLPGAMTLPMRISNTDGSVWPGQNAGFLGRAADPWLLKFDPSAGAPRIDEFHLPDEIPPLRLASRRSLLEQVNERLSQFDAAGPMQQFGRHEQRALNLLGSSPARAAFDLEQEPAAMRDRYGRTPFGQSVLLARRLIEAGVSLVQVNWYRGPNEPPANPVWDTHRDETARLKNVLVPPMDQAYSALLEDLAQRGLLDETLVVSMGEFGRSPRLDAAGGRGHWGYVYSAVLAGGGVRGGQVIGASDKIGGQPKDGRVSPADLAATLFHALGHSPDTLYHDRFDRPLPISRGEVIRGVF